A region from the Dinoroseobacter shibae DFL 12 = DSM 16493 genome encodes:
- a CDS encoding multicopper oxidase family protein → MAAHVSTFTRRAFLGLLGTTALVRATGGPGRAQARTTGSFRAPPLMTPAPTTGPGQFDAPAWATYADSFADFVETWRDQPIARERPPLDLAPGDYARIDRFYAVAALSRDGVELTRADGTTARLWSPVYADRIAPEAASLRAVGPTMEFTRGEITGVWLTNDLQVCGTNPEIAPDAPDAGYTPHNFNYTNLHTHGLHVTPRAPSDDVLVTVVPDEIKEICLKHPDAITAEDPATFPYFYDVPDDHPVGTFWYHPHMHGAVASQVGAGMAGALLIRSKPGEIDLDEALAIHCNITRDDERIMVLQQIAYNTRPEAGTGIYVADNFYASTPAQNFACTPSILPGSPTYQAGSAVTAVTSVNGMVTPTLAMAPGEILRFRMINATNGTNYIPKFRILGDAPAGQPLPEVYAIAVDGIPLYPVNPADDPEGRFAPDAPWFPIDYDQPRPEDGDTSHAARRYWTTAELITLAPAQRLDLLVKAPDIQGAEEVRFALAGVPQYDTPASGTSPGTAARSAPNVLDNEEAGKAATDGIVTVVVSGPPRTDQSLPHMAFFEVAALRRLPGLGQANLVRPELPLADMPGAAQPDSLSVAEMLARWRASFAAAAETVTTPSLGVTDPHWKSLNFAFVAEPDPDGTPANFQINGQSFDADLSDDPQLMLPASDWTAWELYSSSDLHMFHIHINSFMVLGRYRVSAPDDPEAITSFIPYLLPIWRDTVYFDAGNDATATPLTGRRVAALSYQVDFTGEFVFHCHSLYHEDNGMMFTVEIA, encoded by the coding sequence ATGGCAGCACATGTTTCAACCTTCACACGCCGCGCCTTCCTGGGGCTTCTGGGGACCACCGCGCTGGTCCGTGCCACGGGCGGGCCGGGCCGAGCCCAGGCCCGCACCACCGGCAGCTTCCGCGCCCCGCCCCTGATGACGCCCGCCCCGACCACCGGGCCGGGGCAGTTCGACGCCCCCGCCTGGGCCACCTATGCCGACAGTTTCGCCGATTTCGTCGAGACCTGGCGCGACCAGCCCATCGCCCGCGAGCGCCCGCCGCTGGATCTCGCGCCCGGGGACTACGCCAGGATCGACCGGTTCTACGCGGTCGCCGCCCTGTCGCGCGACGGTGTGGAACTGACCCGGGCGGACGGCACGACCGCACGGCTGTGGTCGCCGGTCTATGCCGACCGGATCGCGCCGGAGGCCGCCAGCCTGCGCGCGGTGGGCCCGACCATGGAATTCACCCGCGGCGAGATCACCGGCGTCTGGCTGACCAACGACCTGCAGGTCTGCGGCACCAACCCCGAGATCGCCCCGGACGCCCCCGACGCGGGCTACACCCCGCATAATTTCAATTACACCAACCTGCATACCCACGGGCTGCACGTGACGCCGCGCGCGCCCTCGGACGATGTGCTCGTCACCGTGGTGCCCGACGAGATCAAGGAGATCTGCCTCAAGCACCCGGATGCGATCACCGCCGAGGACCCGGCCACCTTCCCCTATTTCTACGACGTGCCGGACGACCACCCCGTCGGCACGTTCTGGTACCACCCGCACATGCATGGTGCGGTGGCCAGCCAGGTGGGCGCGGGCATGGCGGGTGCGCTGCTGATCCGTTCCAAACCCGGCGAGATCGACCTGGACGAGGCGCTGGCGATCCACTGCAACATCACACGGGACGACGAGCGGATCATGGTCCTGCAACAGATCGCCTATAACACCCGGCCCGAGGCCGGCACCGGCATCTATGTCGCCGACAATTTCTACGCCAGCACACCCGCGCAGAACTTCGCCTGCACGCCCTCGATCCTCCCCGGCAGCCCGACCTACCAGGCGGGCAGCGCGGTCACGGCGGTCACTTCGGTCAACGGGATGGTCACCCCGACCCTCGCCATGGCTCCGGGCGAGATCCTGCGCTTTCGCATGATCAACGCCACCAATGGGACGAACTACATTCCGAAATTCCGCATCCTGGGCGACGCGCCCGCGGGACAGCCCCTGCCCGAGGTCTATGCCATCGCCGTGGACGGCATCCCGCTCTACCCGGTGAACCCGGCGGACGACCCCGAGGGCCGGTTTGCCCCCGATGCGCCCTGGTTCCCCATCGACTACGACCAGCCGCGTCCGGAGGACGGTGACACCTCCCATGCCGCCCGCAGATACTGGACGACCGCCGAACTGATCACCCTCGCACCCGCCCAGCGGCTCGACCTGCTGGTCAAGGCCCCAGACATCCAGGGCGCCGAAGAGGTCCGCTTCGCCCTCGCGGGCGTGCCGCAATACGACACCCCCGCCAGCGGCACCTCCCCGGGCACCGCCGCGCGCAGCGCGCCGAACGTGCTCGACAACGAAGAGGCCGGCAAGGCCGCGACGGACGGGATCGTCACGGTGGTGGTCTCCGGCCCGCCCAGGACCGACCAGAGCCTGCCCCACATGGCGTTCTTCGAGGTCGCCGCCCTGCGCCGCCTGCCCGGCCTTGGCCAGGCCAACCTCGTGCGGCCCGAACTGCCCCTGGCCGACATGCCCGGCGCCGCCCAACCCGACAGCCTGTCGGTGGCCGAGATGCTGGCGCGCTGGCGCGCAAGTTTCGCCGCCGCCGCCGAGACCGTCACGACACCCAGCCTCGGGGTCACGGACCCGCACTGGAAATCCCTGAACTTCGCCTTCGTCGCCGAGCCCGACCCGGACGGCACCCCGGCCAATTTCCAGATCAACGGCCAGTCCTTCGATGCGGACCTGAGCGACGATCCGCAATTGATGCTGCCGGCAAGCGACTGGACGGCCTGGGAGCTCTATTCCAGCAGCGACCTGCACATGTTCCACATCCACATCAACTCGTTCATGGTGCTCGGCCGCTACCGGGTCAGCGCCCCGGACGACCCGG
- the typA gene encoding translational GTPase TypA, protein MDLRNIAIIAHVDHGKTTLVDELLKQSGTYRDNQATTERAMDSNDLERERGITILAKATSVEWKGTRINIVDTPGHADFGGEVERILSMVDGVVLLVDAAEGPMPQTKFVTSKALALGLRPIVVLNKVDKPDAEPDRALDECFDLFANLDADDDQLDFPHLYASGRSGWADAELDGPRKDLAALFDLIVHHVPKPRQIAHLDEDFRMLATTLSADPFVGRILTGRVESGTLKVGATVQALSRIGQKIEQFRVTKIRAFRGLGHADIEEAQAGDIVSIAGMSKATVADTICALAVDTPLDAQPIDPPTITVTFGINDSPLAGRDGKKVQSRVIRDRLMKEAESNVAIKIADTPGGEAFEVSGRGELQMGVLIENMRREGFELSISRPQVIMREVDGVKMEPIEEATIDVDDEYSGTVIEKLTGARKGDLVEMKPAGAGKTRIVAHVPSRGLIGYHGEFLTDTRGTGVLNRVFHDWAPYKGPIPGRRAGVLISMENGTSVAYALWNLEERGRMFIGAQEAVYTGMIIGEHSRENDLEVNPLKGKKLTNVRASGTDDAVRLTTPITLSLEEAIAYIDDDELVEVTPNAIRLRKRYLDPHERKRQARAG, encoded by the coding sequence ATGGACCTTCGCAATATTGCGATCATCGCACACGTGGACCACGGCAAGACCACCCTCGTGGACGAGCTTCTCAAGCAATCCGGCACCTATCGCGACAACCAGGCCACCACCGAGCGGGCGATGGACAGCAACGATCTCGAACGCGAGCGCGGCATCACCATCCTGGCCAAGGCCACCTCGGTGGAATGGAAGGGCACCCGGATCAACATCGTCGACACCCCCGGCCACGCCGATTTCGGCGGGGAGGTGGAGCGGATCCTGTCCATGGTCGACGGGGTCGTGTTGCTGGTCGATGCCGCAGAAGGCCCGATGCCACAGACCAAGTTCGTCACCTCCAAGGCGCTGGCACTGGGGCTGCGGCCCATCGTGGTGCTCAACAAGGTCGACAAGCCCGATGCGGAGCCCGACCGGGCGCTGGACGAGTGCTTCGATCTTTTCGCCAATCTCGACGCCGATGACGACCAACTGGACTTTCCCCATCTCTACGCCTCGGGCCGCTCCGGCTGGGCCGATGCGGAGCTGGACGGGCCGCGCAAGGATCTCGCCGCCCTGTTCGACCTGATCGTGCACCACGTGCCCAAGCCCCGGCAGATCGCCCATCTGGACGAGGATTTCCGCATGCTGGCCACCACGCTCAGCGCGGATCCCTTCGTGGGCCGCATCCTGACGGGCCGGGTCGAGAGCGGCACGCTCAAGGTCGGGGCCACCGTGCAGGCCCTGTCCCGCATCGGCCAGAAGATCGAGCAGTTCCGCGTCACCAAGATCCGCGCCTTCCGCGGCCTGGGCCACGCGGATATCGAGGAAGCCCAGGCGGGCGACATCGTGTCGATCGCGGGCATGTCCAAGGCCACCGTGGCCGACACGATCTGTGCGCTCGCCGTGGACACGCCGCTCGATGCGCAACCGATCGACCCGCCCACCATCACCGTCACCTTCGGGATCAATGACAGCCCGCTTGCCGGGCGCGATGGCAAGAAGGTGCAGTCGCGGGTGATCCGCGACCGGCTGATGAAGGAAGCCGAATCCAACGTCGCCATCAAGATCGCCGACACGCCCGGCGGCGAGGCCTTCGAGGTCTCGGGCCGGGGCGAGTTGCAGATGGGCGTGCTGATCGAGAACATGCGCCGGGAGGGGTTCGAGCTCAGCATCTCCCGCCCGCAGGTGATCATGCGCGAGGTCGACGGCGTGAAGATGGAGCCGATCGAGGAAGCCACCATCGACGTGGACGACGAGTATTCCGGCACGGTGATCGAAAAGCTGACCGGCGCGCGCAAGGGCGATCTGGTCGAGATGAAACCGGCCGGCGCGGGCAAGACCCGGATCGTGGCCCATGTGCCCTCGCGCGGGCTGATCGGCTACCATGGCGAGTTCCTGACCGACACCCGCGGCACCGGGGTGCTGAACCGGGTGTTCCACGACTGGGCGCCCTACAAGGGGCCGATCCCGGGCCGCCGGGCGGGCGTGCTGATCTCGATGGAGAACGGCACATCGGTGGCTTATGCCCTGTGGAACCTCGAAGAGCGGGGCCGGATGTTCATCGGCGCCCAGGAGGCGGTCTATACCGGCATGATCATCGGGGAGCACAGCCGGGAAAACGACCTGGAGGTGAACCCGCTGAAGGGCAAGAAGCTCACCAACGTGCGGGCCTCGGGTACCGATGACGCGGTGCGGCTGACCACGCCGATCACCCTGAGCCTGGAAGAGGCCATCGCCTATATCGACGATGACGAACTGGTCGAGGTGACACCGAACGCGATCCGGCTGCGCAAGCGGTACCTGGACCCGCATGAGCGCAAGCGCCAGGCGCGCGCGGGCTGA